The Rathayibacter sp. VKM Ac-2760 genome segment GACCGGATAGGGTCGCGATCTCGACCCGAGGTATCCCTCGCCGGCGAACGTCGCGATCAGCACATGGGCGCCGCGCTTCAGCGCCGGGATGGTGACGGTCACCTTCCCCTTCGCGTCGGCCGTCACGTTCGCCGTGGCCACCACTCGACCCTTGTCCGTGACAGTGATCGTCCCGGTCGGTGCGGTGCCGTCGTCCGCGGAGACGGCGACCTCGTAGTCCACCGACGTACCGGCCCTCACGAGTCGACGGTCGACGCTACCCGTCACCGTCGTCTTCGTCGGTGACGCGATGGACCCCACTGCGCTGGTCTTACCGGAGTTGTCGGTGGCTCGGTACTCGACGACCGTCCTGGAGCCGGTCACCTTGATCGGACCGGTGTAGCTCTGCCATGCGGAGGGCGCAGCGCCGACCTTCTTGACGGTGCGGTACTCGATCGTCGCGACGCCGGAGTAGTCGTCGGTCGCGGTCAGGGTGAGCCTCTTGCCCTGGAACCCGGGGGTGACGACCGGAGCTGCACCCTCGTTGACGACGACGCGGACGCGATCCAGGTTCAGAACCCGGGCGTTCGGGTCCGAGACGTCGCCTTCGCGATCGGCGGAGACGCGAGCGCCGGCGAAGACCGTGCCGACGGTCGTGTAGGTGTGCGTCGCACTGGTCGCGATTTCGTTGGCGGGCTCTGCGACGGGAGCGTCGTCGAAGGTTCCGGTGCCGAGGTAGTCGAACGAGGTCGTCGCGATCGCGCCGAGTCCATCGGGAGCGTCCGCGGTGAGATCCAGGCGCACGGTCTGTCCGGTCTCGACCTCGGCACGGTCTGCACCGTCGATCGTCAGGACTGCGGTGGGCTGAACCCCGCCACGGGTCTCGGCGTCGGAGCCGACGATGACCTGCGCGTCCTCGATCTCGTACCGGGTGGACGGCGGGGCAGGAGTCTCGCCCTCCGCCCAGCCGGCGACGTCGCGGAGAGCCTGCTCGACCATGCCGAAGTAGGGGACGAGGCCGGCCGGATCGGAGGCGACGAGTCCCTCCTGGTGGTTCGCGCGATCGTAGAGGTACAGCCTGTAGGAGTCGTCTGCGGCGGCGCCGAGGCTGTCCTGGACGCGGTGCTGGTACCAGACGGCGTTCAGTGGCGGAGCGTCGACGTCGTAGAGGTTCTGCACGACGATGACCTTCCCGTTGATCGACCCGTCGAGCGCGGTGTTCCCCGCGGCCGAGATGATAGTCGGGGGCTCGGGCACTGCTCTCTGCGGGTAGAGCGGCGTGCCATCGCTGGAGAGCCCTATTGCGCAAACAACGCTCACGCTGCCGTATGACTGATTAGGTGGAACAGGATGCAGCAGTGGCCCTCACCGGCCTCGTCTCCGAGCTCGCCACGGT includes the following:
- a CDS encoding Ig-like domain-containing protein: MPEPPTIISAAGNTALDGSINGKVIVVQNLYDVDAPPLNAVWYQHRVQDSLGAAADDSYRLYLYDRANHQEGLVASDPAGLVPYFGMVEQALRDVAGWAEGETPAPPSTRYEIEDAQVIVGSDAETRGGVQPTAVLTIDGADRAEVETGQTVRLDLTADAPDGLGAIATTSFDYLGTGTFDDAPVAEPANEIATSATHTYTTVGTVFAGARVSADREGDVSDPNARVLNLDRVRVVVNEGAAPVVTPGFQGKRLTLTATDDYSGVATIEYRTVKKVGAAPSAWQSYTGPIKVTGSRTVVEYRATDNSGKTSAVGSIASPTKTTVTGSVDRRLVRAGTSVDYEVAVSADDGTAPTGTITVTDKGRVVATANVTADAKGKVTVTIPALKRGAHVLIATFAGEGYLGSRSRPYPVVAY